Proteins encoded within one genomic window of Sulfurovum sp. XGS-02:
- the xseB gene encoding exodeoxyribonuclease VII small subunit: MKNETFEEKLEHSKALLEKLMNPEITLEESVKLYEEGLKNIKEAQTLIEEAKTKITVIEQANQNTGDTL; the protein is encoded by the coding sequence ATGAAAAACGAAACATTTGAAGAGAAGTTAGAACATTCAAAAGCCCTACTTGAAAAGCTGATGAACCCTGAGATCACACTTGAAGAGTCTGTCAAGCTGTATGAAGAGGGGTTAAAAAACATCAAAGAGGCACAAACACTGATAGAAGAGGCCAAAACGAAAATTACTGTGATAGAACAGGCGAACCAAAACACAGGAGATACCCTGTAA
- the obgE gene encoding GTPase ObgE codes for MFVDSVELTISSGKGGAGAISFWTEKFVTKGGPDGGDGGRGGSVYFKIDNNTDTLSALRGRNHIKAENGRPGEGRKCYGRKGHDTIITVPPGTTVVDVDTGEELLDLVNEGEVVLFLEGGKGGLGNMHFKSSSNQRPTYAQPGLPGITKHVRLEMKLIADVGLVGYPNVGKSTLISTLSNARPQVANYEFTTLTPKLGVVHVGDFDSFMMADIPGIIEGASDGRGLGLEFLKHIERTKTLLLMIDAANYREMKYQYETLLVELKRYSETLATRKHAIAITKIDSLSQDEVNALTETFLADIGLEANDTLHQYKADTNYLSYGFKTDFGIQMPEEKPFFVLPISSVAHLNTEALRYAIGDFVKMVKAEQ; via the coding sequence ATGTTTGTAGATAGTGTAGAACTAACCATTAGTTCTGGTAAAGGTGGTGCAGGAGCCATCTCTTTTTGGACAGAAAAATTTGTCACCAAAGGCGGGCCAGATGGCGGTGACGGTGGCCGTGGAGGTTCTGTATATTTTAAAATAGATAACAATACAGATACCCTCTCAGCACTTCGTGGCCGAAATCATATCAAAGCAGAAAATGGACGTCCAGGAGAAGGGCGTAAGTGTTATGGCCGTAAGGGACATGATACCATAATCACGGTACCTCCCGGTACTACTGTAGTGGATGTTGATACGGGTGAAGAGTTGCTTGATCTGGTCAATGAAGGAGAAGTGGTACTCTTTCTTGAAGGAGGCAAAGGCGGTCTGGGAAATATGCACTTTAAAAGTTCAAGTAACCAAAGACCAACCTATGCACAACCTGGACTTCCTGGGATCACCAAGCATGTAAGACTTGAAATGAAACTTATTGCAGATGTAGGTTTGGTGGGCTATCCGAATGTAGGAAAATCTACACTGATCTCTACGCTTTCCAATGCAAGGCCGCAAGTAGCAAACTATGAGTTTACAACCCTGACACCGAAACTCGGTGTCGTACATGTAGGTGACTTCGATTCTTTTATGATGGCGGATATACCTGGGATCATCGAGGGTGCCAGTGACGGTAGAGGTTTGGGATTAGAGTTTTTAAAGCATATTGAAAGAACCAAAACACTGCTTCTTATGATCGATGCGGCAAACTATAGAGAGATGAAATATCAGTATGAGACACTTCTGGTTGAGTTGAAACGTTATTCTGAAACACTTGCTACACGAAAGCATGCGATCGCTATTACCAAAATTGATTCACTTTCACAAGATGAAGTGAATGCTTTGACAGAAACATTCTTAGCAGATATCGGTTTGGAAGCGAATGATACATTACATCAATATAAAGCAGATACAAACTATCTAAGTTATGGGTTCAAGACAGATTTTGGTATACAGATGCCAGAAGAGAAACCATTTTTTGTACTTCCTATCTCATCTGTAGCACATTTAAATACCGAAGCATTGCGTTATGCGATCGGTGATTTTGTCAAAATGGTTAAAGCAGAACAGTAA
- a CDS encoding carbon-nitrogen hydrolase family protein produces the protein MAQLVVAALQLPTLGMNATRLEFYLKQAKQRNAEVMLLGEYVLNHFFKEFATMSPNMVKEQTRKHTELLKHLAQKYDIVFVAPIIVSKKDGYHKTIVKITPKTTRYYEQQILLPYAHWNEKKFFANPITSLKDPMTFNIKGFKVMVMAGFELHFDHFWQRVTEKKVDLVLLPTASTFGSHNRWREIIKTKAFLHGCYVLRANRLGEYSDNEVKWKFYGDTMLVSPEGEIEMMLEDKESMLVEVIDKADVLEHRKAWAFEKELQLRME, from the coding sequence ATGGCACAACTTGTTGTAGCAGCACTCCAATTACCAACATTGGGTATGAATGCAACAAGGCTTGAGTTCTATCTCAAACAAGCCAAGCAGAGAAATGCAGAGGTGATGCTTCTTGGTGAGTATGTACTGAATCATTTTTTTAAAGAGTTTGCCACGATGTCACCTAATATGGTGAAAGAACAGACGCGTAAACATACAGAACTTCTTAAACATCTTGCACAAAAGTATGATATCGTCTTTGTTGCACCTATAATTGTGAGCAAAAAAGATGGATATCATAAAACCATTGTGAAGATCACGCCTAAGACCACAAGGTATTATGAACAGCAAATCCTTCTCCCTTATGCGCACTGGAACGAAAAAAAGTTTTTTGCCAATCCAATCACATCACTCAAAGATCCTATGACATTCAATATCAAAGGATTCAAAGTGATGGTCATGGCCGGATTTGAACTTCATTTTGACCATTTCTGGCAAAGGGTAACTGAAAAAAAGGTCGATCTTGTTTTGCTTCCTACCGCTTCAACATTCGGTTCCCATAACCGTTGGAGAGAGATCATCAAAACAAAAGCTTTTTTACATGGATGTTATGTCCTAAGAGCAAACCGTTTAGGTGAATACAGTGACAATGAAGTCAAATGGAAATTCTATGGTGACACTATGCTCGTCTCTCCGGAGGGAGAGATAGAGATGATGCTGGAAGATAAAGAGTCCATGTTGGTTGAAGTGATAGATAAAGCAGATGTGCTGGAACACAGAAAAGCATGGGCGTTTGAGAAAGAGTTGCAGTTAAGAATGGAGTAG
- the proB gene encoding glutamate 5-kinase has product MKRIVIKVGSHVLTENGAIAKPRMLALVQLIAELKTHHYDVILVSSGAVSAGYTQLPLDRSQVSNKQALAAIGQPLLLKMYQEKFARFNLLCSQVLLSADVFGEPEHIAHAKNAIDTLLKNNVVPIINENDTVSIEELVFGDNDRLSAHVAHYFDASLLVILSDIDAFYDKDPNKYDDAKRRVVVNRLEEDELNAEHTPNNEFATGGIVTKLQSADFLMRQGREMFLASGFDLSDVKAFLVEGEHKGGTLFKA; this is encoded by the coding sequence ATGAAAAGAATAGTCATTAAAGTGGGTTCTCATGTTTTAACAGAAAATGGTGCTATTGCCAAACCACGTATGCTGGCATTGGTGCAACTGATAGCTGAACTGAAAACACATCACTATGATGTGATCTTGGTGAGTTCGGGTGCGGTGTCTGCAGGATATACACAATTACCACTGGATAGAAGTCAGGTCTCAAACAAGCAGGCATTGGCTGCAATAGGCCAGCCACTGCTTCTTAAAATGTATCAGGAGAAGTTTGCCAGATTTAATCTACTCTGTTCTCAAGTACTTTTGAGTGCAGATGTGTTTGGAGAACCTGAACACATCGCACATGCCAAAAATGCGATAGATACATTGTTAAAAAACAATGTAGTACCTATCATCAATGAAAATGATACCGTCAGTATCGAAGAGTTGGTTTTTGGAGACAATGACAGACTCTCTGCACATGTAGCACACTACTTTGATGCCTCACTGCTTGTCATACTCTCAGATATCGATGCTTTCTATGACAAGGATCCAAATAAATATGATGATGCAAAACGAAGAGTAGTGGTCAACAGGCTGGAAGAGGATGAACTCAATGCTGAGCATACACCGAATAATGAATTTGCTACAGGTGGTATAGTGACAAAACTGCAATCTGCAGATTTTTTAATGAGACAGGGAAGAGAGATGTTTTTGGCAAGTGGATTTGATCTGAGTGATGTGAAAGCTTTTCTTGTAGAGGGTGAACATAAGGGCGGAACACTGTTTAAAGCCTGA
- a CDS encoding O-acetylhomoserine aminocarboxypropyltransferase/cysteine synthase family protein, with protein MHEQTLAVHAGYEKDAQGTMAVPIYQSTAYEFRDTEHAANLFALKELGNIYSRLMNPTTDVFEKRFAALEGGVAAIGTASGMSAIFYAIANVAEAGDNIIVAKQVYGGTTTLTGHTIKRFGIETRYFDVRNPSEIEALVDERTKIILFESITNPSIDVADFDAIVAIADKHGVLTCVDNTVATPILCKPLEHGVDITVHSASKYTTGQGLAIGGVIVERHNLVEKIKGNARYAHFNEPDASYHGLVYSDVPLPLFTLRTRLALLRDLGAAPSPFNSWLYIQGLETLPLRMKQHSASALAIAEFLEAHPKVKKVNYPGLKSSTQNPLVQKYFKEGMASGLLSFEVESKELAQSIADATEIFAVVVNIGDSKSIITHPASTTHQQLSAKELEEAGVPGGLVRLSVGIEDTQDLIDDLAKALG; from the coding sequence ATGCACGAACAAACACTGGCCGTCCATGCAGGATATGAGAAAGATGCACAAGGGACTATGGCAGTACCTATTTACCAAAGTACAGCCTATGAGTTTAGAGATACAGAACATGCAGCGAACCTCTTTGCACTGAAAGAGCTTGGAAATATCTATTCAAGATTGATGAACCCTACTACAGATGTCTTTGAAAAACGTTTTGCAGCACTCGAAGGTGGGGTAGCTGCGATCGGCACTGCTTCTGGTATGTCAGCGATCTTTTATGCTATTGCAAATGTGGCTGAAGCGGGTGATAATATCATCGTAGCAAAACAAGTATATGGTGGAACGACAACACTGACCGGACATACGATCAAACGTTTTGGTATTGAGACACGTTATTTTGATGTAAGAAATCCCTCAGAGATCGAAGCACTGGTAGATGAGAGAACAAAGATCATACTTTTTGAGAGTATTACAAATCCGAGTATCGATGTGGCTGATTTTGATGCGATTGTGGCGATTGCCGATAAGCATGGTGTTTTAACGTGTGTGGATAATACGGTTGCTACCCCTATTTTATGTAAACCGTTAGAGCATGGTGTAGATATCACAGTACACTCTGCAAGTAAATATACGACAGGTCAGGGACTGGCGATCGGTGGTGTTATCGTAGAGCGTCACAATCTTGTAGAGAAGATCAAAGGAAATGCACGTTACGCTCACTTTAATGAGCCGGATGCAAGTTATCATGGACTTGTATACTCTGATGTACCACTGCCGCTCTTTACACTTAGAACACGTTTGGCACTGCTTCGTGACCTGGGTGCCGCACCGTCACCTTTTAATTCATGGTTGTATATTCAGGGGCTGGAGACCTTACCACTTCGTATGAAGCAGCACTCTGCTTCAGCATTGGCTATCGCTGAGTTTTTGGAAGCACATCCCAAGGTAAAAAAGGTCAATTACCCTGGTCTAAAGTCCAGTACCCAAAACCCGCTTGTTCAAAAGTACTTTAAAGAGGGGATGGCCAGTGGTCTTCTTTCATTTGAGGTAGAGAGTAAAGAGTTGGCACAGAGTATCGCAGATGCAACAGAGATATTTGCCGTGGTCGTCAACATCGGTGACAGTAAGTCTATCATCACGCATCCGGCGAGTACAACACATCAACAGCTTTCGGCCAAGGAGCTTGAAGAGGCTGGTGTTCCCGGAGGTTTGGTGAGACTGAGTGTGGGGATAGAAGATACACAAGACCTTATAGATGATTTGGCAAAAGCACTTGGATAG
- the rplU gene encoding 50S ribosomal protein L21, with the protein MYAIIKASGQQFKVQEGDIICFDNMNLEPKAAVEFKEVLALDNGELTVGAPFVEGAVVKGEVINEGRDKKVIIYKKRRRKDSKLKRGFRRDFTRVRITKIA; encoded by the coding sequence ATGTACGCAATCATTAAAGCAAGTGGCCAACAATTTAAAGTTCAAGAGGGTGATATCATCTGTTTTGACAACATGAATCTTGAGCCAAAAGCAGCGGTAGAATTTAAAGAAGTTCTAGCACTAGACAACGGTGAATTAACTGTAGGAGCTCCTTTCGTAGAGGGTGCTGTAGTTAAAGGTGAAGTAATCAATGAAGGTAGAGATAAAAAAGTTATCATCTACAAAAAAAGAAGAAGAAAAGATTCAAAACTTAAAAGAGGTTTCAGAAGAGACTTTACAAGAGTTAGAATTACTAAAATAGCATAA
- the rpmA gene encoding 50S ribosomal protein L27, translated as MAHKKGQGSTQNNRDSAGRRLGVKKFGGEAVIPGNIIIRQRGTKVHPGNGVGMGKDHTIFALVEGVVKFDNKSAKQKKVSVVPA; from the coding sequence ATGGCACACAAGAAAGGACAAGGATCCACTCAAAATAACCGTGATTCAGCTGGACGTCGTTTAGGCGTTAAAAAATTTGGTGGTGAAGCAGTTATCCCTGGTAACATCATCATCAGACAAAGAGGAACTAAAGTACACCCAGGTAATGGTGTAGGAATGGGTAAAGACCATACGATCTTTGCACTTGTTGAAGGTGTAGTGAAGTTTGACAATAAATCTGCTAAGCAAAAGAAAGTTTCAGTAGTACCTGCATAA
- a CDS encoding homoserine O-acetyltransferase: MEITTKTAQFSSPLYLESGRILEPYEIAYETYGALNEDKSNVILVCHALSGSHHAAGTYEGERKAGWWDGLIGDGKAVDTSKYFVICTNVIGSCFGSTGPMSNNYPSEDPYRLRFPVVTIKDMVRAQMHLLSQLGIYHVRAIIGGSMGGMQALQFAVDYPNFSDDIISLAATYATRPWTIAFNKVAVEAIRRDPRFNHGNYERDAFKEDGLDGLAIGRIAGHISYLAPDSMDNKFGRNYVNNDGLFELFGRYEVERYMEYNTNNFSRIFDPLSYLYIVKAINTFNLSRGYDSLHEAILRIKANVHLISFSSDYLFFPCEMEHIAKMMERNGQKYTYLEVESNYGHDAFLVELDKFEDHIKDVLQ, from the coding sequence ATGGAAATCACAACTAAAACAGCACAGTTTAGCTCTCCTCTCTATCTAGAAAGTGGGCGTATCTTAGAACCGTATGAGATCGCCTATGAGACATACGGAGCGTTAAACGAAGATAAATCCAATGTTATTTTAGTCTGTCATGCCCTGAGTGGTTCCCATCATGCAGCCGGGACTTATGAAGGTGAACGAAAGGCCGGCTGGTGGGATGGACTGATAGGTGACGGTAAAGCGGTTGATACCAGCAAATATTTTGTGATTTGTACTAATGTGATAGGTTCGTGCTTTGGCTCTACTGGACCTATGAGCAACAACTATCCCAGTGAGGATCCTTATAGACTCCGGTTTCCTGTAGTGACCATCAAAGATATGGTACGGGCACAGATGCATCTTCTTTCGCAATTGGGTATCTACCATGTACGTGCGATCATAGGTGGTTCTATGGGAGGTATGCAGGCACTGCAGTTTGCCGTGGATTACCCGAATTTTTCTGATGATATCATTTCTCTTGCAGCAACCTACGCTACAAGACCTTGGACCATAGCATTTAACAAAGTGGCGGTAGAAGCGATCCGCAGAGATCCAAGATTTAACCACGGTAACTATGAAAGAGATGCTTTTAAAGAAGATGGTCTGGATGGATTGGCCATAGGGCGTATCGCAGGACATATCTCTTACCTGGCACCGGATTCTATGGATAATAAGTTTGGACGTAATTATGTTAATAATGATGGACTTTTTGAACTCTTCGGACGGTATGAAGTGGAGAGATACATGGAGTACAATACCAATAACTTCTCACGTATATTTGATCCGCTCTCCTACCTATATATAGTTAAAGCGATCAATACCTTCAATTTAAGTCGTGGATATGACTCTTTGCATGAGGCTATTTTACGTATCAAAGCAAATGTACATCTGATCAGTTTTTCATCTGATTATCTCTTTTTCCCATGTGAGATGGAACACATTGCCAAGATGATGGAACGTAACGGACAAAAGTATACTTATCTTGAAGTTGAGAGCAATTATGGACATGATGCCTTTTTAGTCGAGTTGGATAAATTCGAAGACCATATCAAGGATGTATTACAATGA
- the guaB gene encoding IMP dehydrogenase, whose product MRIKKRALTFEDVLLVPQHSVVLPKEVCLKSNLTKRVTLNTPIVSAAMDTVTEYKAAIAMAHLGGIGIIHKNMDIETQAKQITKVKKSESGIIIDPIFIGPDKTVADADALMGEYKISGVPVVDDELKLLGIITNRDMRFITDMSLSIADVMTKAPLVTAKVGITLDEAAKVLQEHKIEKLPLVDDNGVLQGLVTIKDIEKKEKFPNANKDEHGRLRVGGAIGVGQIDRATALVEAGVDVIVLDSAHGHSQGIIDTLKLIKKTLDVDVIAGNIATAEGAQDLIDAGADAVKVGIGPGSICTTRIVAGVGVPQISAIDEVAAVANKAGVPVVADGGIKYSGDVAKALAVGASSVMLGSALAGTYEAPGDMILFNGRQFKEYRGMGSIGAMTKGSTDRYFQEGTAADKLVPEGIEGRVPYRGRMADVVHQMVGGLRSSMGYCGSESIKVFWEKAEFVEITSAGLKESHVHDVTITKESPNYSS is encoded by the coding sequence ATGAGAATTAAAAAAAGAGCATTAACATTTGAAGATGTATTACTAGTACCACAACATTCAGTTGTACTTCCTAAAGAAGTTTGTTTAAAAAGTAATTTGACGAAACGTGTAACACTGAATACACCTATTGTTTCAGCAGCGATGGATACGGTAACTGAGTACAAAGCAGCGATCGCTATGGCACACTTGGGTGGTATCGGTATCATTCATAAAAATATGGATATTGAAACACAGGCAAAGCAGATCACGAAAGTTAAGAAGTCTGAGAGTGGTATTATTATTGATCCTATTTTTATAGGTCCGGATAAAACGGTGGCAGATGCGGATGCTTTGATGGGCGAATATAAGATCTCCGGTGTACCGGTAGTGGATGATGAGTTGAAACTTCTGGGGATCATCACAAACCGTGATATGCGTTTTATCACGGATATGAGTTTAAGCATCGCTGATGTGATGACCAAAGCACCTTTGGTGACAGCAAAAGTAGGTATTACATTGGATGAAGCAGCAAAAGTACTTCAGGAACATAAGATCGAAAAACTGCCGCTTGTAGATGATAATGGTGTACTTCAGGGGCTTGTGACCATTAAAGATATCGAGAAAAAAGAGAAGTTCCCTAATGCCAATAAGGATGAGCATGGACGTTTAAGAGTAGGTGGGGCGATAGGCGTAGGTCAGATTGATCGTGCGACGGCACTGGTAGAAGCAGGTGTGGATGTGATAGTACTTGACTCGGCGCACGGGCACTCACAAGGTATCATTGATACACTGAAACTCATTAAAAAAACATTGGATGTCGATGTGATCGCAGGAAATATTGCCACTGCTGAAGGAGCACAAGATCTTATAGATGCAGGTGCTGACGCAGTCAAAGTAGGTATCGGGCCTGGGTCTATCTGTACGACACGTATCGTTGCAGGTGTGGGGGTACCTCAGATCTCTGCGATTGATGAAGTAGCAGCAGTGGCAAACAAAGCGGGTGTACCAGTAGTGGCTGATGGTGGTATTAAATACTCTGGTGATGTAGCAAAAGCCTTGGCTGTAGGTGCCAGCTCGGTGATGTTGGGTTCTGCACTTGCAGGAACATACGAAGCACCGGGAGATATGATCCTCTTCAACGGAAGACAGTTTAAAGAGTACAGAGGTATGGGAAGTATCGGTGCGATGACCAAAGGAAGTACAGACCGTTACTTCCAGGAAGGTACCGCAGCAGATAAACTGGTACCAGAAGGGATCGAAGGACGTGTACCTTACAGAGGACGTATGGCAGATGTTGTACATCAAATGGTAGGGGGACTCCGTTCATCTATGGGATACTGCGGTTCGGAATCGATCAAAGTATTCTGGGAAAAAGCGGAATTTGTTGAAATTACCTCTGCAGGACTGAAAGAATCTCATGTACATGATGTAACGATCACTAAAGAATCTCCAAACTACTCTTCTTAA
- the fmt gene encoding methionyl-tRNA formyltransferase codes for MKYKIVYMGTPHYAKEILKTLIEAEDMEVSLVLTQPDRPVGRKKVLTPPPVKELALQHGIEVLQPGRLSDEGIEDRIKTLNPDFIVVAAFGQILPKSILDIAPCINLHASLLPQYRGASPVQQSLLHGDTKTGVTSMLMEEGLDTGPMLEKIEFDIPSDMRLHALMAQLTLDACRLTLSTIRNFENITPQVQDEAEASLCKKIKKSDGEVDFEDASIIYNKYRAFEGWPGIFAANGTKFDGLSLVDTGSKNKAFEILSFIDESVVVGCLEGSLKVETIQPASKKPMSAKAYCVGRGLKVGDSII; via the coding sequence ATGAAATACAAAATAGTCTACATGGGAACACCCCATTATGCAAAAGAGATACTTAAAACACTGATAGAGGCTGAAGATATGGAAGTCTCTTTGGTTCTCACACAACCAGACCGTCCTGTAGGACGTAAGAAAGTTTTGACTCCCCCTCCTGTAAAAGAGTTGGCATTGCAACACGGTATTGAAGTTTTACAGCCTGGCCGTTTGAGTGATGAGGGTATAGAAGATAGGATCAAAACATTGAATCCCGATTTCATCGTGGTAGCAGCATTTGGGCAGATCCTGCCTAAAAGCATACTGGATATTGCACCTTGCATCAACTTGCATGCTTCGCTTTTACCTCAGTATAGAGGTGCCTCTCCTGTACAGCAATCTCTACTTCACGGTGACACAAAAACGGGTGTCACTTCCATGTTGATGGAAGAGGGGCTGGATACGGGTCCTATGCTTGAAAAAATAGAGTTCGACATACCTTCAGATATGCGTCTTCATGCCCTGATGGCACAACTGACTTTGGATGCATGCAGACTGACGCTAAGTACCATCAGGAATTTTGAGAACATTACACCCCAAGTGCAAGATGAAGCGGAAGCATCACTTTGTAAAAAGATCAAGAAGAGTGACGGTGAAGTAGATTTTGAAGATGCAAGTATCATCTATAATAAATACAGAGCATTTGAAGGTTGGCCAGGCATTTTTGCTGCGAACGGTACAAAATTTGACGGACTCTCTCTGGTAGATACAGGGTCAAAAAACAAAGCATTTGAGATTCTCTCCTTTATAGACGAGAGCGTTGTCGTGGGGTGTCTTGAAGGGTCTTTGAAAGTGGAAACGATCCAGCCTGCATCAAAAAAGCCAATGTCGGCAAAAGC
- a CDS encoding RidA family protein: MKFISTNEAPAAIGPYSQAVEVNGFIYTSGQIALTPEGVMAADDVENQTHQVMKNLFYVLEAAGAHFNDVIKTTIFLADMNDFEKVNAIYAHYFGTHKPVRSTVAVKTLPKNALVEIDCIAIAGADYNF; this comes from the coding sequence ATGAAATTTATTTCGACAAACGAAGCACCCGCAGCAATAGGACCATACTCACAAGCAGTTGAGGTTAATGGATTCATCTATACTTCAGGACAGATCGCATTGACACCGGAAGGTGTGATGGCAGCAGATGATGTAGAGAATCAGACACATCAAGTAATGAAAAACCTTTTTTATGTACTTGAAGCAGCCGGAGCACACTTTAATGATGTGATCAAAACAACGATCTTTTTGGCAGACATGAATGACTTTGAAAAAGTCAATGCGATCTATGCACACTATTTTGGTACACATAAACCGGTACGTAGTACAGTTGCTGTGAAAACACTTCCAAAAAATGCACTGGTTGAGATCGACTGTATTGCAATTGCCGGAGCAGATTATAATTTTTAG
- the gatA gene encoding Asp-tRNA(Asn)/Glu-tRNA(Gln) amidotransferase subunit GatA: MITLKEALTKSNEELEEIKAQLEVKAKESGLNAYVGFESSGEGVPILIKDNIQVKGWSVTSASKILQGYIAPYEATAITNLKSKGMMAFGRANMDEFAMGSTTESSFYGPTKNPHGTDRVPGGSSGGSAAAVAGGIAIAALGSDTGGSIRQPAAYCGVVGMKPTYGRVSRFGLAAYASSLDQIGPITQNVEDAAILYDAIKGHDEKDSTSADFEIEDIANNINTDVKLTIAVIDNYISEADEDTQKAYAHTVKVLEEAGHTIVHKNMQNTKYDIATYYILATAEAATNLARFDGVRYGTRAESKTTEELFYHTRSEGFGEEVKRRILLGNFVLSSGYYDAYYVKAQKVRHLIRDEFNAIFEEADLILSPVAPSVAPKIGSSEDPLEMYKSDMYTIAINLAGLPAISLPVAKNDEGMPIGLQLIAKAFNEKTLFDGAASMEKAVNYIK, translated from the coding sequence GTGATAACACTAAAAGAAGCGCTAACAAAATCTAATGAAGAATTAGAAGAGATAAAAGCACAACTTGAAGTCAAAGCCAAAGAGAGCGGACTCAATGCCTATGTAGGGTTTGAAAGTTCAGGTGAGGGTGTACCGATCCTTATCAAAGATAACATTCAAGTTAAAGGGTGGTCTGTGACTTCAGCATCTAAAATTCTTCAGGGGTATATTGCTCCTTATGAAGCGACAGCTATCACTAACCTTAAATCTAAAGGGATGATGGCATTCGGTAGAGCCAATATGGATGAGTTCGCAATGGGCTCAACCACGGAGAGCTCTTTTTATGGACCTACGAAGAATCCACATGGTACAGACCGTGTGCCTGGAGGATCTTCGGGTGGGTCAGCTGCAGCTGTTGCCGGAGGTATTGCTATTGCTGCACTCGGATCAGATACAGGCGGATCTATCAGACAGCCGGCAGCCTATTGTGGTGTAGTAGGAATGAAACCGACCTATGGAAGAGTGAGCCGTTTTGGGCTGGCTGCCTATGCTTCTTCTCTTGACCAGATAGGTCCCATCACTCAGAATGTTGAAGATGCAGCGATTTTGTATGATGCGATCAAAGGACATGATGAAAAAGACTCGACGTCAGCAGATTTTGAGATAGAAGATATCGCTAACAACATCAACACAGATGTAAAACTGACGATCGCAGTGATCGACAACTACATCTCTGAAGCAGATGAAGATACACAAAAAGCCTATGCCCATACAGTCAAGGTGCTTGAAGAGGCAGGCCATACGATCGTACATAAAAATATGCAAAACACAAAGTATGATATCGCGACCTATTATATTTTGGCCACGGCAGAAGCAGCAACGAACCTTGCACGTTTTGACGGGGTACGTTACGGAACAAGAGCAGAATCAAAAACGACGGAAGAACTTTTTTACCATACACGCTCCGAAGGCTTTGGAGAAGAGGTGAAGAGACGTATCCTGCTTGGTAACTTTGTCCTTTCATCAGGTTATTACGATGCATACTATGTCAAAGCACAAAAGGTAAGACACCTTATCAGAGATGAGTTCAATGCTATTTTTGAAGAGGCTGATCTTATACTCTCTCCGGTTGCACCATCTGTTGCACCGAAGATAGGATCATCTGAAGACCCGCTTGAAATGTACAAGAGTGATATGTATACTATTGCGATCAACCTTGCAGGACTTCCTGCCATTTCACTACCAGTTGCTAAAAATGATGAGGGGATGCCTATAGGGTTACAACTCATTGCTAAAGCATTTAACGAAAAAACACTTTTTGACGGTGCTGCAAGCATGGAAAAAGCTGTAAACTATATTAAATAA
- a CDS encoding ThiF family adenylyltransferase: protein MTPEQYFNRQIQLWGEATQKSLQNKKIAIIGSGGLGSTLAMALGTSGIGEIHMVDFDTVSNHNIHRQIAFTLKDEGKNKAKTVAALIEAKNPFVKAFAFDMDFDAFKELGNTYDLILDATDNLPVRGEIDKHAKATHTPWIYASVEEFNGQVCFFDQANFQVFNISDHKPGGITAPIVMHIGSLQANLALRYLAGLSVTKDKLYYLYFNDEGELMTQKFGMPEA from the coding sequence ATGACACCAGAGCAATACTTTAACAGACAGATACAGTTATGGGGTGAAGCGACACAAAAATCACTTCAAAATAAAAAGATAGCTATCATCGGTTCTGGTGGACTGGGATCTACTTTGGCGATGGCACTGGGTACATCAGGTATTGGGGAGATACATATGGTGGATTTTGATACCGTTTCAAATCATAATATCCATAGACAGATTGCATTTACACTGAAGGATGAAGGAAAAAACAAAGCCAAAACGGTAGCTGCATTGATAGAGGCTAAAAACCCGTTTGTCAAAGCGTTTGCTTTTGATATGGATTTTGATGCATTCAAAGAGCTGGGGAACACGTATGATCTCATACTTGATGCAACAGATAACCTTCCTGTAAGAGGTGAGATAGATAAACATGCCAAAGCGACCCATACACCTTGGATCTATGCAAGTGTGGAAGAGTTTAACGGACAGGTCTGTTTCTTTGATCAAGCAAATTTTCAAGTCTTTAATATTTCTGACCATAAACCCGGCGGTATCACGGCGCCTATCGTGATGCACATCGGATCTCTGCAGGCCAATCTGGCATTGCGCTATCTTGCGGGGCTTTCCGTGACGAAAGATAAACTCTATTATCTCTATTTTAACGATGAAGGTGAGTTAATGACACAAAAATTCGGCATGCCAGAGGCGTAA